From Homalodisca vitripennis isolate AUS2020 chromosome 1, UT_GWSS_2.1, whole genome shotgun sequence, the proteins below share one genomic window:
- the LOC124363855 gene encoding protein takeout-like isoform X2, whose translation MTTPPRLPLLRNGILPLYPISLTRRNMASILRYIFPLLVMAPICLSETKGGCGRNDPDFSQCVVNRMNDMRPTLKKGLPHLKIGSLDPMLVPMIRLKQGNGPVSIDLISTDQIFRGMINYEIKSANIDLQNYKMEFTVTLPWLYVEGESKIEGRILVLPIRGSGHSWSNYTSVSGKAVLMGHPTRKDDKEFFNLDKVKFDIFVKKATMHMNNLFNGNQQLGEAVNTLMKENWEVVFQEMKPVVDQTVEALIKDIASKVFKRYSLDEMFPK comes from the exons AAATATGGCATCCATTTTACGATACATCTTCCCTCTGTTGGTTATGGCGCCTATCTGCCTGAGCGAAACCAAAGGTG GGTGTGGACGAAACGATCCAGACTTCAGCCAATGTGTTGTCAACAGAATGAATGACATGCGACCAACTCTGAAAAAAG GACTTCCTCATTTGAAGATCGGCTCCTTGGATCCGATGCTGGTTCCCATGATCCGCTTAAAGCAAGGAAACGGGCCAGTCTCCATTGATCTGATCTCCACCGATCAAATATTTCGAGGAATGATCAATTATGAAATAAAGTCTGCCAA TATTGACTTGCAGAATTACAAGATGGAATTCACAGTGACTCTTCCCTGGCTGTATGTCGAGGGCGAGTCCAAAATAGAGGGGAGGATACTCGTGCTTCCCATCCGGGGCAGCGGCCACAGCTGGAGTAACTACA CATCGGTGAGCGGAAAGGCTGTGCTCATGGGGCATCCCACCAGGAAAGACGATAAAGAGTTCTTCAACCTGGACAAAGTCAAGTTTGACATCTTCGTGAAGAAGGCCACGATGCATATGAACAACTTGTTTAATGGCAACCAGCAATTAG GAGAAGCTGTCAACACTTTGATGAAAGAGAACTGGGAAGTGGTGTTCCAGGAGATGAAACCAGTGGTGGACCAGACAGTGGAGGCGCTAATCAAGGACATTGCCAGCAAAGTGTTCAAGCGCTATAGCCTGGACGAAATGTTTCCTAAATAA
- the LOC124363855 gene encoding protein takeout-like isoform X3, giving the protein MASILRYIFPLLVMAPICLSETKGGCGRNDPDFSQCVVNRMNDMRPTLKKGLPHLKIGSLDPMLVPMIRLKQGNGPVSIDLISTDQIFRGMINYEIKSANIDLQNYKMEFTVTLPWLYVEGESKIEGRILVLPIRGSGHSWSNYTSVSGKAVLMGHPTRKDDKEFFNLDKVKFDIFVKKATMHMNNLFNGNQQLGEAVNTLMKENWEVVFQEMKPVVDQTVEALIKDIASKVFKRYSLDEMFPK; this is encoded by the exons ATGGCATCCATTTTACGATACATCTTCCCTCTGTTGGTTATGGCGCCTATCTGCCTGAGCGAAACCAAAGGTG GGTGTGGACGAAACGATCCAGACTTCAGCCAATGTGTTGTCAACAGAATGAATGACATGCGACCAACTCTGAAAAAAG GACTTCCTCATTTGAAGATCGGCTCCTTGGATCCGATGCTGGTTCCCATGATCCGCTTAAAGCAAGGAAACGGGCCAGTCTCCATTGATCTGATCTCCACCGATCAAATATTTCGAGGAATGATCAATTATGAAATAAAGTCTGCCAA TATTGACTTGCAGAATTACAAGATGGAATTCACAGTGACTCTTCCCTGGCTGTATGTCGAGGGCGAGTCCAAAATAGAGGGGAGGATACTCGTGCTTCCCATCCGGGGCAGCGGCCACAGCTGGAGTAACTACA CATCGGTGAGCGGAAAGGCTGTGCTCATGGGGCATCCCACCAGGAAAGACGATAAAGAGTTCTTCAACCTGGACAAAGTCAAGTTTGACATCTTCGTGAAGAAGGCCACGATGCATATGAACAACTTGTTTAATGGCAACCAGCAATTAG GAGAAGCTGTCAACACTTTGATGAAAGAGAACTGGGAAGTGGTGTTCCAGGAGATGAAACCAGTGGTGGACCAGACAGTGGAGGCGCTAATCAAGGACATTGCCAGCAAAGTGTTCAAGCGCTATAGCCTGGACGAAATGTTTCCTAAATAA
- the LOC124363855 gene encoding protein takeout-like isoform X1, which yields MTTPPRLPLLRNGILPLYPISLTRSFRNMASILRYIFPLLVMAPICLSETKGGCGRNDPDFSQCVVNRMNDMRPTLKKGLPHLKIGSLDPMLVPMIRLKQGNGPVSIDLISTDQIFRGMINYEIKSANIDLQNYKMEFTVTLPWLYVEGESKIEGRILVLPIRGSGHSWSNYTSVSGKAVLMGHPTRKDDKEFFNLDKVKFDIFVKKATMHMNNLFNGNQQLGEAVNTLMKENWEVVFQEMKPVVDQTVEALIKDIASKVFKRYSLDEMFPK from the exons TTTCAGAAATATGGCATCCATTTTACGATACATCTTCCCTCTGTTGGTTATGGCGCCTATCTGCCTGAGCGAAACCAAAGGTG GGTGTGGACGAAACGATCCAGACTTCAGCCAATGTGTTGTCAACAGAATGAATGACATGCGACCAACTCTGAAAAAAG GACTTCCTCATTTGAAGATCGGCTCCTTGGATCCGATGCTGGTTCCCATGATCCGCTTAAAGCAAGGAAACGGGCCAGTCTCCATTGATCTGATCTCCACCGATCAAATATTTCGAGGAATGATCAATTATGAAATAAAGTCTGCCAA TATTGACTTGCAGAATTACAAGATGGAATTCACAGTGACTCTTCCCTGGCTGTATGTCGAGGGCGAGTCCAAAATAGAGGGGAGGATACTCGTGCTTCCCATCCGGGGCAGCGGCCACAGCTGGAGTAACTACA CATCGGTGAGCGGAAAGGCTGTGCTCATGGGGCATCCCACCAGGAAAGACGATAAAGAGTTCTTCAACCTGGACAAAGTCAAGTTTGACATCTTCGTGAAGAAGGCCACGATGCATATGAACAACTTGTTTAATGGCAACCAGCAATTAG GAGAAGCTGTCAACACTTTGATGAAAGAGAACTGGGAAGTGGTGTTCCAGGAGATGAAACCAGTGGTGGACCAGACAGTGGAGGCGCTAATCAAGGACATTGCCAGCAAAGTGTTCAAGCGCTATAGCCTGGACGAAATGTTTCCTAAATAA